In Phyllostomus discolor isolate MPI-MPIP mPhyDis1 chromosome 3, mPhyDis1.pri.v3, whole genome shotgun sequence, a single genomic region encodes these proteins:
- the TMEM250 gene encoding transmembrane protein 250: MRLPYSWSPEGQGGRRPGRRRGEGTRPTPPPGLSGGLPGLGAMTLTAHGRRLCREASAAAQAPMPVMPIPRRVRSFHGPHTTCLHAACGPARTSRLARTKYNNFDVYVRARWLYGFIRFLLYFSCSLFTAALWGALAALFCLQYVGVRVLLRFQLKLSVLLLLLGRRRVDFRLLNELLVYGIHVTMLLVGGLGWCFMVFVDM; this comes from the exons ATGCGGCTGCCCTACTCCTGGAGCCCCGAGGGACAGGGGGGCCGCAGGCCGGGACGCCGGCGCGGAGAGGGCACCCG GCCCACGCCTCCCCCGGGGCTCAGTGGCGGGCTCCCGGGCCTAGGTGCCATGACGCTGACTGCCCACGGACGCCGCCTCTGCCGCGAGGCTAGCGCCGCCGCCCAGGCCCCAATGCCGGTCATGCCCATCCCGCGGCGGGTGCGCTCCTTCCACGGCCCGCACACCACCTGCCTGCACGCGGCCTGCGGGCCCGCACGCACCTCCCGCCTGGCGCGCACCAAGTACAACAACTTCGACGTGTACGTGCGGGCGCGCTGGCTGTACGGCTTCATCCGCTTCCTGCTCTACTTCAGCTGCAGCCTCTTCACGGCGGCGCTGTGGGGCGCGCTGGCCGCCCTCTTCTGCCTGCAGTACGTGGGCGTGCGCGTCCTGCTGCGCTTCCAGCTCAAGCtgtcggtgctgctgctgctgctgggccgcCGGCGCGTGGACTTCCGCCTGCTCAACGAGCTGCTGGTCTACGGCATCCACGTGACCATGCTGCTGGTCGGGGGCCTGGGCTGGTGCTTCATGGTCTTCGTGGACATGTGA